Proteins encoded in a region of the Armatimonadota bacterium genome:
- the folP gene encoding dihydropteroate synthase codes for METGAVPLNHVHRLQQAVHQRTVVMGILNVTPDSFYDGGRYAQTETAIQRALQMVEEGADILDIGGESTRPGSQPVPEEEELRRVLPVIEAVRERTDTPISIDTTKSRVAERALQAGACMVNDISGLGFDSRMAEVVARYGALCCIMHIQGTPQTMQQNPHYDDVVRDISRYFEERLELAEQAGIPREHIWLDPGIGFGKRVEHNLEILRRLREFTTFGLPLLIGTSRKSFIGKVLGDLPPEERLEGTAATVAIAIMNGANAVRVHDVRAMVRVARMTDAVCRGI; via the coding sequence ATGGAAACCGGTGCTGTACCACTGAACCACGTTCATCGCCTTCAACAGGCTGTTCACCAGCGTACCGTGGTCATGGGGATATTGAACGTTACCCCCGACTCCTTCTACGACGGCGGCCGGTATGCCCAAACGGAAACAGCGATACAGCGCGCCCTGCAGATGGTGGAAGAGGGAGCGGACATCCTCGATATCGGCGGTGAGAGTACCCGCCCAGGCAGTCAGCCTGTCCCTGAAGAGGAGGAACTACGCCGGGTGTTGCCGGTTATCGAAGCAGTGCGCGAACGAACGGATACGCCCATCTCCATCGATACCACTAAATCGCGTGTGGCAGAACGGGCGCTGCAAGCAGGGGCGTGCATGGTGAACGACATCTCCGGGCTGGGTTTCGATTCCCGCATGGCGGAGGTGGTGGCAAGATACGGCGCCCTGTGCTGTATCATGCATATCCAGGGCACGCCGCAGACCATGCAACAGAACCCGCACTACGATGACGTTGTGCGCGACATCAGCCGTTACTTCGAAGAGCGACTGGAGCTGGCGGAGCAGGCAGGCATCCCGCGCGAGCATATCTGGCTGGACCCAGGCATTGGCTTCGGCAAGAGGGTGGAACACAATCTGGAAATCCTGCGTCGCCTGCGCGAGTTTACGACCTTCGGGTTGCCTTTGCTGATTGGCACCTCGCGCAAGTCGTTTATCGGCAAGGTGCTGGGCGACCTGCCGCCCGAAGAGCGTCTGGAGGGCACCGCTGCGACGGTGGCTATCGCTATTATGAACGGAGCGAACGCCGTGCGTGTACATGACGTGCGCGCGATGGTGCGGGTGGCGCGAATGACCGACGCAGTGTGCCGGGGCATCTAG